The proteins below come from a single Holdemania massiliensis genomic window:
- a CDS encoding LysR family transcriptional regulator: MTIRQMKVFRIIVEQGGITRAAKALYMSQPAVSHVVVELEEQLGYTLLDRIGRRCTVNERGMQLYHKIVQVLEAIEDLEQSTAGIEKQALLRIGSSITIANMWLPSLIQQFRTLCPQTPVQVQVDRASEIIRKVLANEVDIGFTEGVCEEDSLFKLPFSRYRLSFVCRHDLPAAKLKTLSLDQLQAQNWLLREPGSAIRDSLDSALRLHQLQIKPTWESVNSQALKQAALAGLGIALLPEEMVQKPLQTGKLVEVQIEGIELENQNWMILHRDKFESEAIRCWKQLIRQTGREHDDE; the protein is encoded by the coding sequence ATGACAATTCGGCAGATGAAGGTCTTTCGGATAATTGTGGAACAGGGCGGCATTACCCGCGCGGCCAAGGCGCTGTATATGAGTCAGCCGGCGGTATCGCATGTCGTCGTGGAACTGGAGGAACAGCTGGGCTATACGCTGCTGGATCGGATTGGGCGGCGCTGTACAGTGAACGAGCGCGGAATGCAGCTGTATCATAAGATTGTTCAGGTTTTGGAAGCGATTGAGGATCTGGAACAAAGTACGGCTGGGATTGAGAAACAGGCGTTGCTGCGGATCGGGTCCAGCATCACGATTGCCAACATGTGGCTGCCTTCTCTGATTCAGCAATTCCGCACGTTGTGTCCGCAGACGCCGGTTCAGGTTCAGGTTGACCGAGCTTCCGAAATCATCAGAAAAGTGCTGGCCAACGAAGTAGATATCGGTTTTACCGAAGGGGTATGCGAAGAAGACAGCCTCTTCAAGCTGCCGTTTTCACGCTATCGTCTGAGCTTTGTGTGTCGTCATGATCTGCCTGCCGCAAAGCTCAAGACGCTGAGTTTAGATCAGCTGCAAGCGCAGAACTGGCTTTTGCGTGAGCCGGGCAGCGCGATCCGCGACAGTCTGGACAGCGCGCTGCGGCTGCATCAGCTTCAAATCAAACCGACTTGGGAAAGCGTCAATTCGCAGGCTTTGAAGCAGGCAGCCTTAGCCGGGTTGGGAATTGCCCTGCTTCCCGAGGAGATGGTGCAGAAGCCGCTGCAGACAGGAAAGCTTGTGGAAGTCCAAATTGAAGGCATTGAGCTGGAGAATCAGAACTGGATGATCTTACATCGCGACAAATTTGAATCAGAGGCGATTCGCTGTTGGAAGCAGCTCATTCGCCAAACGGGGAGGGAGCATGACGATGAATGA
- a CDS encoding chromate transporter → MHSWKTVFWLFGVNFYISMFTFGGGYIVIPMIRKIFVQQKQLFTEAELLEMAAIAQSSPGAIAVNLSVLAGRRTYGLAGAWISALGAVLPSFLILALISSCYDAFRTQPLINACLKGMEAGVAALIVELVADMSAAIFRQKQKLPRVILPVTFLCAFVLEIPAMTLLLFWCCVSLGLSIIRHWKGDLI, encoded by the coding sequence ATGCATTCATGGAAAACAGTTTTTTGGCTTTTTGGAGTTAATTTCTATATCAGTATGTTTACCTTTGGCGGCGGATACATTGTCATTCCGATGATCCGCAAAATTTTTGTTCAGCAGAAACAGCTCTTCACCGAAGCTGAGCTGTTGGAAATGGCAGCGATCGCACAGTCCTCCCCCGGAGCTATTGCCGTGAATCTGTCGGTTTTGGCCGGACGGAGAACGTACGGCCTTGCCGGAGCCTGGATCAGTGCCCTGGGAGCCGTTCTGCCTTCGTTTCTTATTCTCGCGCTGATTTCCTCCTGTTATGATGCGTTTCGCACACAGCCGCTGATCAACGCTTGTCTTAAAGGCATGGAAGCCGGCGTCGCGGCGTTAATCGTTGAGCTGGTCGCCGATATGAGCGCAGCGATTTTCAGACAGAAGCAGAAGCTGCCGCGTGTGATCCTGCCGGTTACCTTTCTGTGTGCTTTCGTCTTAGAAATTCCGGCGATGACGCTGCTTTTATTCTGGTGCTGCGTTTCCCTTGGCCTCAGCATCATCCGCCATTGGAAAGGAGACCTTATATGA
- a CDS encoding ATP-binding protein, whose amino-acid sequence MGADFKSLKYACLHIFTFSFILITGTQTISLIQEGGSDMLRRKIHQQLLDWKVKKKKKSLIISGARQVGKTFIIREFSKEYGSFIELNFLENPSLISVFSGDLDVETLLTNLSFYFKKSAFIPGGTLILFDEAQECPQAITSLKFWTSDGRFDVIATGSALGMNYNIPTSYPVGYVEYLDMYSLDFEEFLWANQISDQQIDLLKYHFTERKKVPVFLHEKMMDYLRLYMVIGGMPEVVDTYIQTHDLSEADARQRTIYRDYLYDIARFAQSDIKIKAENCYKSIPLQLSKENHKFQYKIVEHKGTARKFESSLDWLENAHFIKSVYNVSSLSYPLEAFTIQDNFRLYPTDIGLLICYYDFALKKAILEDKTISDLPQSLILKTAKGGLYEALAADFLIKRGYQHIFFYKPVNSTLEIEFLITNQDGIIPIEIKAGRSKTNSLDILLNQASIPFGYKMADQNIGVSEKKITLPLYMLMFL is encoded by the coding sequence ATGGGCGCAGATTTTAAGTCATTAAAATATGCATGCTTGCATATTTTTACGTTCAGTTTTATACTTATAACAGGAACTCAAACTATTTCACTTATTCAGGAAGGAGGTTCAGATATGTTAAGAAGAAAAATCCACCAACAGTTACTGGACTGGAAAGTGAAAAAAAAGAAAAAGAGTTTAATTATCAGCGGTGCTAGGCAAGTGGGAAAAACGTTTATTATCCGTGAATTCTCAAAAGAATATGGGTCTTTTATTGAACTCAATTTCCTTGAAAATCCCTCATTGATATCGGTCTTTTCCGGTGATTTAGATGTTGAAACATTGTTGACGAATCTATCGTTTTATTTTAAAAAATCAGCATTTATCCCAGGGGGTACGCTCATTCTTTTTGATGAGGCTCAAGAATGCCCGCAAGCGATAACTTCCTTAAAATTTTGGACATCAGACGGTAGATTTGATGTTATCGCAACCGGATCCGCTTTGGGCATGAATTACAACATTCCAACTTCCTATCCGGTAGGCTATGTTGAATATTTAGATATGTATTCCCTGGACTTTGAAGAATTCCTATGGGCGAACCAGATCAGTGACCAACAAATTGATCTTCTGAAGTATCATTTCACTGAAAGAAAAAAAGTCCCTGTGTTCCTGCATGAAAAAATGATGGATTACCTGCGGCTTTACATGGTCATTGGCGGAATGCCGGAAGTTGTGGATACCTACATTCAAACCCATGATTTATCAGAGGCGGATGCTCGGCAGCGAACAATTTATCGTGATTATCTCTATGACATTGCCCGTTTTGCCCAATCCGATATCAAAATCAAAGCCGAAAATTGTTACAAATCCATCCCTTTACAGCTTTCAAAAGAAAACCATAAATTCCAGTATAAAATCGTTGAACATAAAGGAACAGCCAGAAAATTTGAATCCAGTCTTGACTGGTTGGAAAACGCTCATTTTATTAAATCGGTTTACAATGTATCCAGTCTTTCCTACCCTTTGGAAGCCTTTACGATCCAGGATAACTTTCGCTTGTATCCCACCGATATTGGATTATTGATTTGTTATTATGATTTTGCCCTTAAAAAAGCCATTTTAGAAGATAAAACGATCAGCGATTTACCGCAGAGTCTCATCCTAAAAACGGCAAAAGGCGGATTATATGAAGCGCTGGCAGCCGATTTTCTAATTAAACGGGGCTATCAGCATATTTTTTTCTATAAACCGGTCAACAGTACGTTGGAGATCGAGTTCTTAATTACCAATCAAGATGGCATAATCCCGATTGAAATTAAAGCGGGAAGAAGCAAAACAAATTCATTAGATATTCTATTGAATCAGGCTTCCATTCCTTTCGGATATAAAATGGCGGATCAGAATATCGGCGTCAGTGAAAAGAAAATTACGTTGCCGCTATACATGTTGATGTTTTTGTAA
- a CDS encoding peptide deformylase, producing the protein MICEIVTDPILLSRISRPAQEQDFNIARDLRDTLMAHADHCVGMAANMIGRPVRVIAILLEGQPVVMINPQLIKTSGKKYTAEEGCLSLKGVRQAQRFEKIQLQYQDEQGRQKQRTFSGFPAQIIQHELDHLEGIII; encoded by the coding sequence ATGATCTGTGAGATTGTTACCGATCCGATTTTGTTAAGCCGGATCAGCCGTCCGGCGCAAGAGCAGGATTTCAATATAGCGCGGGATTTGCGGGATACGTTAATGGCTCATGCCGATCACTGCGTGGGGATGGCGGCCAATATGATCGGCCGTCCGGTACGGGTGATCGCGATATTGCTTGAGGGACAGCCGGTGGTGATGATCAATCCCCAGCTTATTAAAACAAGCGGAAAAAAATACACGGCTGAGGAAGGCTGCTTATCGTTAAAGGGCGTGCGTCAAGCTCAGCGATTTGAAAAGATCCAGCTGCAGTATCAGGATGAACAGGGAAGGCAGAAGCAGCGCACATTCAGCGGCTTCCCGGCTCAGATCATTCAGCATGAGCTGGATCATCTGGAGGGGATTATTATATAA
- a CDS encoding MGMT family protein has translation MTMNEDFDALVLAVISEIPYGQVASYSQIAELAGYPKHARHVGKACSHSHFYGDFPCHRVVNSQGRTAPDWDQQRSLLEAEGVEFKPNGCVDMRRYQWKLR, from the coding sequence ATGACGATGAATGAAGATTTTGACGCGTTAGTTTTAGCGGTGATCAGCGAGATCCCTTACGGTCAGGTGGCCAGCTACAGTCAGATCGCTGAGCTTGCCGGCTATCCCAAGCATGCCCGGCATGTCGGCAAAGCCTGTTCCCATTCCCACTTCTACGGTGACTTTCCCTGTCACCGCGTTGTCAACAGTCAGGGGCGAACCGCACCGGATTGGGATCAGCAGCGTTCTTTGTTAGAGGCGGAAGGGGTTGAATTTAAGCCCAACGGCTGTGTAGATATGCGCAGATACCAATGGAAACTGCGATGA
- a CDS encoding ATP-binding protein encodes MEIKRELYLNKLIERKDNGMIKVITGIRRCGKSFLLFTIFKRYLLENGVDTDHIIEIALDGIENEELRDPKVCFKYIKDSMKDDDKYYLLLDEVQFMPRFEEVLNSLLRMSNVDVYVTGSNSKFLSSDIVTEFRGRGDEIKIYPLSFAEFYSAYDGDYDDAWDDYMIFGGLPQIMSFPSEQQKAEYLKNIFSNVYLKDVIERNKIQSVDEIGVLVDILASAIGAPTNPSKIANTFASERQMTYTNKTISNHIDHLTEAFLISKANRYDIKGRKYIGANLKYYFTDLGLRNARLNFRQQEPTHIMENIVYNELLIRGYNVDVGVVEIFDNNKEGKRIHKQLEVDFVVNQGNQRYYIQVVYDMASKEKQIQEFNSLRNIPDSFKKIVIVNGTKKPWHNDEGFVIMGMKYFLLNENSLEF; translated from the coding sequence GTGGAGATTAAAAGAGAGTTATATCTAAATAAGCTGATTGAACGAAAAGATAATGGAATGATAAAGGTGATTACTGGTATTCGCAGATGTGGTAAGTCTTTTTTACTATTTACCATTTTTAAGAGATACTTGTTGGAGAATGGCGTTGATACAGATCACATCATTGAGATTGCATTGGATGGTATCGAAAATGAAGAGTTAAGAGATCCAAAGGTGTGCTTTAAGTATATAAAAGATTCTATGAAAGATGATGATAAGTATTATCTTCTTTTAGATGAAGTTCAATTTATGCCACGATTTGAGGAAGTATTAAATAGTCTGCTTCGTATGAGTAATGTTGATGTGTACGTTACAGGCAGTAACTCCAAATTTCTATCCAGTGATATTGTAACGGAATTCCGTGGTAGAGGTGATGAAATTAAGATTTATCCCCTTTCTTTTGCAGAGTTTTATTCTGCTTATGATGGGGATTATGATGATGCTTGGGATGATTATATGATTTTTGGTGGATTGCCGCAGATTATGAGTTTTCCTAGTGAGCAACAGAAAGCAGAATATCTAAAGAATATTTTTTCTAATGTTTATTTAAAAGATGTTATTGAAAGAAATAAAATTCAAAGTGTAGATGAGATTGGTGTTCTTGTTGATATACTTGCTTCTGCAATTGGTGCTCCAACAAATCCATCTAAAATTGCAAATACTTTTGCTAGCGAACGGCAGATGACATACACAAACAAAACGATTTCCAATCATATCGATCATTTGACAGAAGCATTTTTGATTTCTAAAGCCAACCGGTATGATATCAAAGGAAGAAAGTATATTGGCGCTAATCTGAAATATTATTTTACTGATTTGGGATTACGAAATGCCAGACTTAATTTTAGACAGCAGGAACCTACTCATATTATGGAGAATATTGTTTATAATGAATTGCTGATTAGAGGATACAATGTTGATGTGGGGGTTGTCGAAATTTTTGATAATAACAAAGAAGGAAAACGCATCCATAAACAATTAGAGGTTGATTTTGTAGTAAATCAAGGTAATCAGAGATACTATATTCAAGTTGTATATGACATGGCCTCTAAAGAAAAACAAATTCAAGAGTTTAATTCGTTGCGTAATATACCTGATTCTTTTAAAAAAATTGTCATTGTGAATGGGACAAAGAAACCATGGCATAATGATGAAGGATTTGTGATTATGGGAATGAAATACTTTTTGTTGAATGAGAATAGCCTAGAATTCTAA
- a CDS encoding putative immunity protein, translated as MAKLRKMLGDIHSPECTAMMRLIETQSEATLACWALEFVQERIAGIYCKKAADCQRLCVILDACLKTALQSLPGKTMKPLIKEANQIAKETEDPIAQAAARAIAAACGTLTTPTNALGFLFYAAAAWIYDQSLNFSSEETDALTRQFWRQAHASLSAQAIQDEPHPVKIQWHC; from the coding sequence ATGGCGAAGTTAAGAAAAATGTTGGGCGATATCCATTCGCCGGAATGTACTGCGATGATGCGGCTAATTGAAACCCAGAGCGAAGCCACATTGGCCTGTTGGGCGCTGGAATTTGTTCAGGAAAGGATTGCGGGGATTTATTGTAAAAAGGCAGCGGACTGCCAACGTCTTTGTGTGATTTTGGACGCCTGTCTAAAGACCGCCCTGCAGAGCTTACCGGGGAAAACAATGAAGCCGCTGATTAAAGAAGCCAATCAGATTGCCAAGGAGACAGAAGATCCGATCGCCCAAGCCGCGGCTCGGGCAATCGCTGCGGCATGCGGAACGCTGACCACCCCGACGAACGCGTTAGGTTTCTTGTTTTATGCCGCGGCGGCTTGGATTTATGATCAGAGCCTGAATTTCTCGTCTGAGGAAACAGACGCTTTAACCCGTCAGTTCTGGCGGCAGGCCCATGCCTCGCTTTCCGCTCAGGCTATCCAGGATGAACCCCATCCCGTTAAAATACAATGGCATTGTTAG
- a CDS encoding DUF3795 domain-containing protein — MKGKERKYPMFSLCGLVCGCCTLYLGGHCPGCGAPGKSRCGLLKCAEEQGNLEYCCQCQNYPCEKMACTEDTVSFVTCRHRLKDLDELKQLGASAFEEQMEKKRTILEDLLEHYNDGRRKSFYCLAVTLLPLADLQVCMSQLANASLTSVQEKAKLAVDLFQQAAEKHSILLKRNIKKPARG, encoded by the coding sequence ATGAAAGGGAAAGAACGGAAGTATCCGATGTTCTCTCTGTGCGGTCTGGTCTGCGGCTGCTGCACGCTGTATCTGGGCGGACATTGTCCAGGCTGCGGAGCACCGGGAAAGTCGAGGTGCGGCTTGTTAAAATGCGCCGAAGAACAGGGCAATCTGGAATACTGTTGTCAATGTCAAAATTATCCATGTGAGAAGATGGCCTGTACCGAAGATACGGTTTCCTTTGTGACCTGCCGTCACCGGCTGAAAGATCTGGATGAGCTGAAACAGCTCGGCGCATCAGCGTTTGAAGAACAGATGGAGAAGAAACGGACAATTTTGGAAGACCTGCTGGAACATTATAATGATGGCCGCCGCAAAAGCTTTTACTGTCTGGCGGTTACGCTGCTGCCGCTGGCGGATCTGCAGGTCTGTATGAGTCAGTTGGCCAATGCGTCGCTGACTTCGGTTCAGGAAAAAGCAAAACTGGCCGTCGATTTGTTTCAGCAAGCGGCCGAGAAGCACAGCATCCTCTTGAAGCGGAATATAAAAAAGCCGGCACGCGGCTGA